The following coding sequences are from one Halorubrum sp. BOL3-1 window:
- the carB gene encoding carbamoyl-phosphate synthase large subunit, with the protein MSEDRTILLIGSGPIQIGQAAEFDYSGAQACRALQEEGARVVLVNSNPATIMTDPETADRVYIEPITPEAIAEVIRIEEPDGVIAGLGGQTGLNVTAELAEEGILEEHDVDVMGTPLDTIYATEDRDLFRQRMEDLGQPMPKSTTISLDEGESVTDFDEAAFREHVQEAVDEVGGLPVIARTTYTLGGSGSGVVDEFEKLVKRVRKGLRLSRNSEVLITESIAGWVELEYEVMRDADDSCIIICNMENIDPMGIHTGESTVVTPSQVIPDDGHQEMRDAALEVIRDLGIQGGCNIQFAWRDDGTPGGEHRVVEVNPRVSRSSALASKATGYPIARVTAKVALGKRLHEIDNEITGETTAAFEPAIDYVVTKVPRWPIDKFDDVDFELGTAMKSTGEAMSIGRTFEESMVKALRSSEYDPAVDFAEVSDDELESEYLERPSPDRPYAMFEAFDRGYSVGDVIELTGIYRWYVERFEKIADGTAAAAEGDFTEAAIVGRTDAEIAATATAGGVEADVGDVESAVPDRTYKQVDTCAGEFEASTPYYYSARLPEFLQGADTAGAADEVRVDPDVESVVVVGGGPIRIGQGVEFDYCAVHAVRALRELGIDAHVINNNPETVSTDYDTSDGLFFEPISAEEVADVIETTGADGVMVQFGGQTSVNVGEPLAVEIERRGLDCGIMGTSVEAMDLAEDRDRFNVLMDELGVTQPEGGTATSETEALELAHGIGYPVLVRPSYVLGGRAMRVVEDDAELEEYIEEAVRVSPDKPILVDQFLDDAVELDVDAVADGADVLLGGVMEHVESAGVHSGDSACMIPPRSLNDDTLARVREVTEDIAHALDTVGLLNVQLAVTGIDDPDAESEVYVLEANPRSSRTVPFVSKATGVPIAKLAAKVMTDDVTLADLDVDEQIPEHRSVKEVVLPFDRLPGSDPRLGPEMKSTGEVMGTATSFGKAYDKAQDSTGKPIPESGTAVVDLSADEFPDPGTEAGEALVAGYADHFDLSEATDLIEAAKRGEIDLIVSRQRDLLEVAVEEEITYFSTHASATAALEALDHADDDLDVTAVSDRPKRVARWGAGE; encoded by the coding sequence GCGCACAGGCGTGTCGCGCTCTCCAAGAGGAGGGCGCCCGCGTCGTCCTGGTCAACTCGAATCCGGCGACGATCATGACCGACCCGGAGACGGCCGACCGGGTGTACATCGAGCCGATCACGCCCGAGGCCATCGCGGAGGTCATCCGGATCGAGGAGCCGGACGGCGTCATCGCGGGTCTCGGCGGCCAGACCGGTCTCAACGTCACCGCCGAACTCGCGGAGGAGGGCATCTTGGAGGAGCACGACGTCGACGTGATGGGGACGCCGCTGGACACCATCTACGCGACCGAGGACCGCGACCTGTTCCGCCAGCGGATGGAGGACCTCGGGCAGCCGATGCCGAAGTCGACGACCATCTCCTTAGACGAGGGCGAGTCCGTCACCGACTTCGACGAGGCGGCGTTCCGCGAACACGTCCAGGAGGCGGTCGACGAGGTCGGCGGCCTCCCCGTCATCGCGCGGACGACGTACACGCTGGGCGGCTCCGGCTCCGGGGTCGTCGACGAGTTCGAGAAACTGGTCAAGCGCGTCCGCAAGGGGCTCCGGCTCTCGCGGAACAGCGAGGTGCTGATCACCGAGTCCATCGCGGGTTGGGTCGAGCTGGAGTACGAGGTGATGCGGGACGCGGACGACTCCTGCATCATCATCTGTAACATGGAGAACATCGACCCGATGGGGATCCACACGGGCGAATCGACGGTCGTCACCCCCTCGCAGGTGATCCCGGACGACGGCCACCAGGAGATGCGCGACGCGGCGCTCGAAGTGATCCGGGACCTGGGCATTCAGGGCGGCTGTAACATCCAGTTCGCGTGGCGCGACGACGGCACCCCGGGCGGCGAGCACCGCGTCGTGGAAGTGAACCCCCGCGTCTCGCGGTCTTCCGCGCTGGCCTCGAAGGCGACCGGCTACCCGATCGCCCGCGTCACCGCGAAGGTCGCCTTAGGCAAGCGACTCCACGAGATCGACAACGAAATCACCGGCGAGACGACCGCCGCGTTCGAGCCGGCCATCGACTACGTGGTGACGAAGGTACCCCGGTGGCCCATCGACAAGTTCGACGACGTCGACTTCGAGCTGGGGACGGCGATGAAGTCCACCGGCGAGGCGATGTCTATCGGCCGGACCTTCGAGGAGAGCATGGTGAAGGCGCTGCGATCCTCCGAGTACGACCCCGCCGTCGACTTCGCGGAGGTCTCCGACGACGAGCTGGAGTCCGAGTACCTCGAACGCCCGAGTCCGGACCGCCCGTACGCGATGTTCGAGGCCTTCGACCGCGGGTACTCAGTCGGCGACGTGATCGAGCTGACCGGGATCTACCGCTGGTACGTCGAGCGCTTCGAGAAGATCGCGGACGGGACCGCCGCGGCGGCCGAGGGCGACTTCACCGAGGCGGCGATTGTCGGTCGCACCGACGCGGAGATCGCGGCGACCGCGACGGCGGGCGGCGTCGAGGCGGACGTGGGCGATGTCGAGAGCGCGGTGCCTGACCGCACCTACAAGCAGGTCGACACCTGCGCCGGGGAGTTCGAGGCGTCCACCCCGTACTACTACTCGGCGCGGCTGCCGGAGTTCCTCCAAGGCGCCGACACCGCGGGCGCGGCCGACGAGGTCCGCGTCGACCCCGACGTCGAGAGCGTCGTGGTCGTCGGCGGCGGTCCGATCCGTATCGGGCAGGGCGTCGAGTTCGACTACTGCGCGGTCCACGCGGTGCGCGCGCTCCGCGAGCTCGGCATCGACGCGCACGTGATCAACAACAACCCCGAGACGGTCTCGACAGACTACGACACCTCCGACGGGCTGTTCTTCGAACCCATCTCGGCCGAGGAGGTCGCGGACGTGATCGAGACGACCGGCGCCGACGGCGTGATGGTCCAGTTCGGCGGGCAGACCTCCGTCAACGTGGGCGAGCCGCTCGCCGTGGAGATAGAGCGCCGGGGACTCGACTGCGGAATCATGGGGACCAGCGTCGAGGCGATGGACCTCGCGGAGGACCGCGACCGCTTCAACGTCCTGATGGACGAGCTGGGCGTCACCCAGCCCGAGGGCGGCACCGCGACGAGCGAGACGGAGGCCTTGGAGCTCGCCCACGGGATCGGCTACCCCGTCCTCGTGCGCCCCTCGTACGTCCTGGGCGGCCGCGCGATGCGGGTCGTCGAGGACGACGCGGAGCTAGAGGAGTACATCGAGGAGGCGGTCCGCGTCTCGCCCGACAAGCCGATCTTAGTCGACCAGTTCCTCGACGACGCGGTCGAACTGGACGTCGACGCCGTCGCGGACGGGGCGGACGTCCTGCTCGGCGGCGTGATGGAACACGTCGAGAGCGCGGGCGTCCACTCGGGCGACTCCGCGTGTATGATCCCGCCGCGCTCGCTCAACGACGACACGCTCGCCCGGGTGCGCGAGGTGACCGAGGACATCGCCCACGCGCTCGACACGGTCGGCCTGCTCAACGTCCAGCTCGCGGTGACCGGGATCGACGACCCCGACGCCGAAAGCGAGGTGTATGTGCTGGAGGCGAACCCGCGCTCTTCGCGGACGGTCCCGTTCGTCTCGAAGGCCACGGGCGTCCCGATCGCGAAGCTCGCGGCGAAGGTGATGACCGACGACGTGACGCTCGCTGACCTCGACGTCGACGAGCAGATACCCGAACACCGCTCCGTGAAGGAGGTCGTCCTCCCGTTCGACCGTCTACCGGGCTCCGACCCGCGGCTCGGTCCGGAGATGAAATCGACCGGCGAGGTGATGGGTACCGCGACCTCCTTCGGCAAGGCGTACGACAAGGCGCAGGACTCGACCGGGAAGCCGATACCCGAGTCCGGCACCGCCGTCGTCGACCTCTCGGCCGACGAGTTCCCCGACCCGGGTACTGAGGCGGGCGAGGCGCTCGTCGCGGGGTACGCGGACCACTTCGATCTGAGCGAGGCGACGGACCTGATCGAGGCCGCGAAGCGCGGCGAGATCGACCTCATCGTCTCGCGCCAGCGCGACCTCCTCGAAGTGGCGGTCGAAGAGGAGATCACCTACTTCTCCACGCACGCGTCCGCGACGGCCGCCCTGGAGGCGCTCGACCACGCGGACGACGACCTCGACGTGACGGCGGTCTCGGACCGGCCGAAGCGCGTCGCGAGGTGGGGCGCCGGCGAGTGA